Proteins encoded by one window of Candidatus Stoquefichus sp. SB1:
- a CDS encoding PRD domain-containing protein yields MYEVVKVLNNNTILAHKDTEEVIIMYKGIGFGKKTGEHFEIPSQAKKYLMQKSYQTKNNVHDIINYIEPVYLEIAAEIIKLAELKFEKVSHDILLPLADHIYYAIKRMDENIMPSNPFTNDIRLLFPDEYEVASQGKDVIQKYVNKDINDDEIGFITLHIHSAISSNKVAESMEATRVIHEGILQLQKDLHIVINVQSISYVRLMNHIKFLILRLNTNEKLQMDISEFTKDKFPFAYEQARHMCESLSKVLNKKLPETEIGYLALHLERILSITMDNQNNA; encoded by the coding sequence ATGTATGAGGTTGTAAAAGTACTCAATAATAACACAATTCTTGCTCATAAAGATACAGAAGAAGTCATTATCATGTATAAAGGCATAGGTTTTGGTAAGAAGACAGGAGAGCATTTTGAAATCCCAAGTCAAGCTAAAAAATATTTAATGCAAAAAAGTTATCAAACCAAAAATAATGTTCATGATATTATTAATTATATTGAACCTGTTTATTTAGAAATTGCTGCTGAAATCATTAAATTAGCAGAATTAAAATTTGAAAAAGTCAGTCATGATATTTTATTACCACTCGCTGATCATATTTACTATGCAATCAAACGTATGGATGAAAATATTATGCCTTCTAATCCATTTACCAATGATATCCGTTTGCTTTTTCCAGATGAATATGAAGTCGCAAGTCAGGGTAAAGATGTTATTCAAAAATATGTTAATAAAGATATTAATGATGATGAGATTGGTTTTATTACATTGCATATTCATTCAGCGATTTCTTCCAATAAAGTTGCTGAATCAATGGAAGCAACACGTGTCATACATGAAGGAATTTTACAATTACAAAAAGATTTACATATTGTGATTAATGTTCAATCTATTTCTTATGTCCGATTAATGAATCATATCAAGTTCTTAATTTTACGTTTAAATACGAATGAAAAATTACAAATGGATATTAGTGAATTTACGAAAGATAAATTCCCTTTTGCCTATGAACAGGCTCGTCATATGTGTGAGTCATTATCAAAAGTTTTAAATAAGAAATTACCAGAAACTGAGATTGGTTATTTGGCATTACATTTAGAAAGAATCTTATCGATTACAATGGATAATCAAAACAACGCTTGA